In the Acidobacteriota bacterium genome, one interval contains:
- a CDS encoding DUF1848 domain-containing protein codes for MDNTITEFVWVTETSDPFFHWPAVAAVAESGQPLVVYSKNLVPVDFFWDHPRVALGLTITGWGGTWLEPGVAPPKTMVAHFNRMADAMGIERLRLRVDPGIPTAEGLRRATAVLAGIAAPVRTITSIIQFYKGHDTLFHKLGIDRDRYTRKSGRAVYPEPELAEWWLSELLRTRPDFAGCVSFCGMPYQVAGAEHTGCVDDALLAAIGVERFKRIAPGRQRPGCRCVIAKRQALGGACAHGCLYCYAHKEHLRRIPT; via the coding sequence ATGGACAACACAATCACCGAATTCGTCTGGGTCACGGAAACATCGGACCCGTTCTTCCACTGGCCGGCGGTGGCCGCAGTGGCCGAATCCGGCCAGCCGCTCGTGGTCTACTCGAAGAACCTCGTCCCCGTGGATTTCTTCTGGGACCACCCGCGGGTGGCCCTCGGGCTCACCATCACCGGCTGGGGCGGCACCTGGCTGGAGCCGGGCGTGGCGCCGCCGAAAACCATGGTGGCGCATTTCAACCGGATGGCGGATGCCATGGGCATCGAACGGCTGCGGCTGCGGGTGGACCCCGGCATCCCCACCGCCGAGGGGTTGCGCCGCGCCACCGCGGTGCTCGCCGGCATCGCCGCGCCGGTGCGCACCATCACGTCCATCATCCAGTTTTACAAAGGGCACGACACCTTGTTCCACAAGCTGGGAATCGACCGGGACCGTTACACCCGCAAGTCGGGGCGGGCCGTCTATCCGGAGCCGGAGCTGGCCGAATGGTGGCTCAGCGAGTTGCTGCGGACCCGGCCCGATTTCGCCGGCTGCGTCTCGTTCTGCGGGATGCCCTACCAGGTGGCGGGGGCCGAGCACACCGGCTGCGTGGACGACGCGCTGCTCGCGGCCATCGGCGTGGAGCGCTTCAAGCGGATCGCTCCGGGACGGCAGCGGCCGGGGTGCCGCTGCGTCATCGCCAAGCGCCAGGCGCTGGGAGGCGCCTGCGCCCACGGCTGTCTCTACTGCTACGCCCACAAGGAGCACCTGCGCCGAATCCCGACGTAA
- a CDS encoding DUF4139 domain-containing protein, with product MHNGRTVALAVFLELVAALAPVALGVPSGDGAPVPAAVTAEKVALFKDGTAFLISGTTLPAGAATVALGPLPVPVHGTFWVSYGPEVVLRRLVAAQEETAVPVAAVNLAQLLQANAGRLVTLRVGSGERDVVTGTVLAAPPFPGESSAPNIPDGRSGDDGADPPQLVVTGMDMITLQTEAGLIALSAGSIVRVEFDGTEVTRMTGVPQKRPGLRLELERPAGGSRVTVSCLARGAAWAPAYRIDLTDPQTARFSAHAVVINELADWHRIQLELITGFPNIRFGHVSSPIAMVQRLQGFLAALGGGAAGGRRSDVMTQQAMLANVAEFDAAPLPEIAYAGVAEGTAVEDLFLYPVPDFSLKRGETAWVPLFTAAMPYRHVYTWRIDDYIDPDDRYRDAAERANEAGEVWHCCRLKNTLTMPLTTAAAEFVASGAFTGQDICHYTAPGAETTIRINRAMNVLAEQAEVEVARTRDAATFHGYSYDRVKVRGELKLRSRLERAVKLEVVKELSGDVLEASPQAKDVVTAKGLKQVNPKHVLTWEPEVPPGGELKLVYVYDVFIRN from the coding sequence ATGCACAATGGACGTACCGTTGCACTGGCTGTGTTTCTGGAACTCGTGGCCGCGCTGGCGCCCGTGGCACTCGGCGTGCCGAGCGGTGACGGAGCCCCCGTGCCGGCCGCCGTCACCGCGGAGAAGGTGGCGCTGTTCAAGGACGGCACCGCATTTCTAATCTCCGGTACTACCCTGCCTGCGGGTGCCGCCACCGTTGCGTTGGGCCCGCTGCCGGTGCCCGTGCACGGGACGTTCTGGGTGAGCTACGGTCCTGAGGTCGTCCTCCGCCGCCTCGTGGCGGCACAGGAAGAGACGGCGGTTCCCGTCGCGGCGGTCAACCTGGCCCAGCTTCTCCAGGCCAATGCGGGCCGCCTGGTGACGCTGCGCGTGGGCTCCGGCGAGCGGGATGTCGTGACCGGAACGGTGCTGGCCGCGCCGCCGTTCCCGGGGGAATCATCTGCGCCCAATATCCCGGATGGCCGCTCCGGCGATGATGGTGCAGACCCGCCTCAATTGGTGGTCACGGGGATGGACATGATCACCCTTCAGACCGAAGCCGGCCTGATAGCCCTGTCTGCCGGCTCGATTGTTCGGGTTGAGTTCGACGGGACCGAGGTCACGCGGATGACTGGGGTGCCGCAGAAACGCCCCGGCCTCCGACTGGAGCTGGAGCGGCCGGCAGGGGGCAGCCGGGTAACCGTGAGCTGCCTGGCTCGCGGCGCCGCCTGGGCGCCCGCCTACCGCATCGACCTCACCGATCCGCAGACCGCCCGCTTCAGCGCCCACGCGGTGGTGATCAACGAACTGGCGGACTGGCATCGCATTCAACTGGAACTGATCACCGGCTTTCCCAACATACGGTTCGGGCACGTGTCCAGCCCCATCGCCATGGTGCAACGCCTGCAGGGATTCCTTGCGGCACTCGGCGGCGGGGCGGCGGGCGGCCGCCGGTCCGATGTCATGACCCAGCAGGCCATGCTGGCAAACGTCGCGGAATTCGACGCCGCGCCGCTGCCGGAGATCGCGTACGCCGGCGTGGCTGAGGGGACGGCGGTGGAGGATCTGTTCCTGTACCCGGTACCCGATTTTAGCCTGAAACGGGGCGAAACGGCTTGGGTGCCGCTGTTCACCGCGGCCATGCCGTACCGGCACGTCTACACCTGGCGGATCGATGACTACATCGACCCGGACGACCGCTACCGCGACGCCGCGGAGAGGGCGAACGAGGCCGGGGAGGTGTGGCATTGCTGCCGCTTGAAAAACACCCTGACCATGCCCCTCACCACGGCGGCGGCGGAGTTCGTCGCCAGCGGCGCCTTCACCGGCCAGGACATCTGTCACTACACCGCACCGGGCGCCGAGACCACAATCCGGATCAACCGGGCGATGAATGTGTTGGCGGAGCAGGCCGAGGTGGAGGTGGCGCGCACACGCGACGCCGCGACATTCCATGGCTATTCGTACGACCGGGTGAAGGTGCGCGGCGAATTGAAGCTGCGCAGCCGGCTGGAGCGGGCGGTGAAGCTCGAGGTTGTCAAGGAGCTGTCGGGCGATGTGCTTGAGGCGTCCCCCCAGGCAAAGGACGTCGTCACGGCCAAGGGTCTGAAGCAGGTCAATCCGAAGCACGTCCTCACCTGGGAGCCCGAAGTGCCGCCGGGCGGGGAACTGAAACTGGTGTACGTGTATGACGTGTTCATTCGAAACTGA